One window of Nicotiana tomentosiformis chromosome 11, ASM39032v3, whole genome shotgun sequence genomic DNA carries:
- the LOC104111010 gene encoding uncharacterized protein At3g17950-like, with translation MAQQEEGWPLGLQPLNMRIGLGRSRDFSAGSASFNTSLSQSLTSSTDSSSDLDTESTGSFFHDRSTTLGSLIGVSSIVNNLSRRSTRSRTNGVITDVQKNYRSKTTWCFSLCPRNSTDAESVMMIRNNDSSNVPSLGHFLAVERRATANGNRRSHNHSPLIYGPDEFAMALPNRDQNSLFANGQIAPPQLSPWSGSDVENRQRANRELEHDVHGQGAPLLFPCMCG, from the exons ATGGCTCAACAG GAAGAAGGGTGGCCATTGGGATTGCAACCACTGAATATGAGAATAGGTTTGGGTAGGAGCAGAGATTTTTCTGCTGGTTCAGCTTCATTCAACACTTCACTTAGTCAGTCTCTTACTTCCTCCACAGATTCTTCTTCAGATTTGGACACTGAG TCTACAGGGTCATTTTTCCATGATAGGAGCACCACACTTGGAAGTCTAATTGGTGTCTCCAGTATAGTTAATAATCTCTCAAGAAGATCAACAAGGTCAAGAACAAATGGTGTAATCACAGATGTCCAAAAAAACTACAGGTCAAAAACAACATGGTGTTTCTCTTTATGTCCAAGAAACAGCACAGATGCTGAGAGTGTAATGATGATAAGGAACAATGACAGTAGTAATGTTCCATCACTTGGTCATTTTCTTGCAGTAGAAAGAAGAGCTACTGCTAATGGAAATAGAAGAAGTCATAACCATAGTCCTTTGATATATGGACCTGATGAATTTGCTATGGCATTGCCTAATAGAGATCAGAATTCATTGTTTGCTAATGGACAAATTGCTCCACCTCAGTTGAGTCCATGGTCAGGTTCTGATGTTGAAAATAGACAGAGGGCTAATAGAGAATTAGAGCATGATGTTCATGGCCAAGGTGCTCCACTTTTGTTTCCATGCATGTGTGGATGA
- the LOC104111009 gene encoding putative E3 ubiquitin-protein ligase XBAT31 produces the protein MGQGLSCGSGDEHGLFTAVQCGDVETLKAVLEKNPSLIHHSTVYDRQSALHIAAANGQIEVVTMLLNQSVNPDLLNRYKQTPLMLAAMHGKISCVQKLIEAGANILKFDSLNGRTCLHYAAYYGHSECLKAILSAARTSHVAASWGYARFVNVRDGKGATPLHLAARQRRPECVHILLDNGALVCASTGGYGFPGSTPLHLAARGGSLDCIRELLAWGADRLHRDASGRIPYTVALRYHHGACAALLNPSSAEPLVWPSPLKFISQLNEEAKALLEHALMEANKEREKNILKGTDYSPPSPTQSDAGMDDNISEVSDTEVCCICFDQLCTIEVQDCGHQMCAHCVLALCCHNKPNPTTTSPPEPVCPFCRSNIVQLHVIKVTKDDGIDRDISSKLRKSRRSRNFSEGSSSFKGLSAVSSFGIMTGRGSGRIAAENEWIDKPLSVD, from the exons ATGGGTCAGGGGTTGAGTTGTGGATCAGGTGATGAACATGGCTTATTTACTGCTGTTCAGTGTGGTGATGTGGAGACATTAAAAGCTGTTTTAGAGAAAAACCCATCTCTAATTCATCATTCTACAGTGTATGATCGCCAGTCAGCTTTGCATATTGCTGCTGCTAATGGTCAGATCGAG GTTGTTACTATGCTGTTAAACCAATCTGTCAACCCGGATTTGTTAAATCGCTATAAGCAG ACTCCATTGATGCTAGCAGCAATGCACGGGAAGATCTCTTGTGTGCAAAAGCTTATTGAAGCAGGAGCTAAT ATTTTGAAGTTTGATTCGCTAAATGGAAGAACATGTTTGCACTATGCTGCTTACTATGGTCACTCTGAGTGCCTTAAAGCAATTCTTTCCGCGGCTCGCACGTCTCATGTTGCAGCATCTTG GGGATATGCCCGGTTTGTGAATGTTAGAGATGGGAAAGGAGCAACACCTTTGCACTTAGCAGCTCGTCAAAGACGGCCTGAATGTGTTCACATTTTACTGGACAATGGCGCTTTGGTTTGCGCTTCAACTGGTGGATATGG ATTTCCAGGTAGCACTCCACTTCATTTGGCTGCAAGAGGTGGTTCTCTTGATTGCATCCGCGAATTATTGGCGTGGGGAGCAGATCGACTACACAGAGATGCCTCGGG GAGAATACCGTACACGGTTGCTCTAAGGTACCACCACGGTGCATGTGCGGCTTTATTGAATCCTTCATCAGCAGAGCCTCTCGTGTGGCCATCGCCGTTGAAGTTCATCAGTCAGCTCAATGAAGAGGCGAAAGCTCTCCTCGAACATGCCTTAATGGAAGCAAATAAGGAGAGGGAAAAGAATATCCTAAAGGGGACAGATTACTCGCCACCATCCCCTACTCAATCTGATGCAGGGATGGATGATAACATCTCTGAG GTCAGTGATACAGAAGTATGTTGTATATGTTTCGATCAATTATGCACAATTGAAGTCCAGGACTGTGGGCACCAAATGTGTGCACATTGCGTACTTGCCTTATGCTGCCACAACAAGCCAAATCCGACCACGACTAGCCCTCCGGAACCAGTGTGCCCCTTCTGCAGAAGCAACATTGTACAATTACATGTTATCAAGGTTACAAAGGACGACGGCATAGACCGTGATATCTCCTCAAAGCTTCGAAAGTCTAGGAGATCACGAAACTTCAGCGAGGGCAGTAGTAGTTTTAAGGGCTTATCAGCAGTAAGTTCTTTTGGCATAATGACTGGCCGTGGCTCGGGTAGGATCGCTGCTGAAAACGAATGGATCGATAAGCCATTAAGCGTTGATTGA